A DNA window from Hydrogenothermus marinus contains the following coding sequences:
- a CDS encoding FIST N-terminal domain-containing protein — MKARVFKSNKKTLLFALEELKENIKNSFKDYDFLLFAISPNYDYNYINHYIKKVFETDNYVAFHAIDAFCDNEIVEGVSVAVFKFENKGKIKIFYIEDIDNKDSLIKTAEYLNNNTDKLHIILAGLGNKKKTGTFIEELSEYLNYSPINNIIGGISSGYKKNNEVLTYQFIDNKIIKNGFVILSFENIEFAIDIALGFKPYGITYTIEKAEGYKLFSVDDGKSFVKIAKSFFRGIDNPKTEYLWYCPIYILDDKEGYVAKLRTIADLKEDYVEFYGPLKDRQRFKLSFATADDLLKADKTSALKVNEKINGLSEIIFNFSCIARQYVLEDKQTQEIETYTSILNSHLFGFFTFGEIGPDKYFKKLKFYNETSLILAMREK, encoded by the coding sequence TTGAAAGCAAGAGTTTTTAAAAGCAATAAAAAAACTTTATTATTCGCATTAGAAGAATTGAAAGAAAACATAAAAAACTCTTTTAAAGATTATGATTTTCTTTTATTTGCTATATCTCCTAATTATGATTATAACTATATAAATCATTACATAAAAAAAGTTTTTGAAACTGATAATTATGTAGCTTTTCATGCTATAGATGCTTTTTGTGATAATGAAATTGTAGAAGGGGTTTCTGTAGCTGTTTTTAAGTTTGAGAATAAGGGAAAAATAAAAATATTCTATATTGAAGATATAGATAATAAAGATTCTTTAATAAAGACTGCAGAATATCTAAATAATAATACTGATAAATTACATATAATTTTAGCAGGATTAGGTAATAAAAAGAAAACAGGAACTTTTATTGAAGAACTTTCTGAATATTTAAATTATTCTCCTATAAACAATATAATAGGTGGGATATCTTCAGGATATAAAAAAAACAATGAGGTTCTTACTTATCAATTTATAGACAACAAAATAATTAAAAATGGTTTTGTAATACTATCTTTTGAGAATATAGAATTTGCAATAGATATAGCTCTTGGTTTTAAACCTTATGGAATTACTTATACTATAGAAAAAGCTGAAGGCTATAAGCTATTTTCAGTAGATGATGGAAAAAGTTTCGTAAAAATTGCTAAATCCTTTTTTAGAGGTATTGATAATCCAAAAACTGAGTATTTATGGTATTGCCCTATTTATATATTAGATGATAAAGAAGGATATGTTGCTAAATTAAGAACAATAGCAGATTTAAAAGAAGATTATGTAGAGTTTTATGGTCCTTTAAAAGATAGACAAAGATTTAAACTTTCTTTTGCAACAGCTGATGATTTATTAAAAGCAGATAAAACAAGTGCTTTAAAAGTAAATGAAAAAATTAATGGTTTATCAGAAATTATTTTTAATTTTTCATGTATTGCAAGACAATATGTATTAGAAGACAAACAAACTCAAGAAATTGAAACTTATACTTCTATTTTAAACTCACATCTTTTTGGATTTTTTACTTTTGGAGAAATAGGTCCTGATAAATATTTTAAAAAACTAAAATTTTATAATGAAACATCTTTAATATTGGCTATGAGGGAAAAATGA